A region of the Pricia mediterranea genome:
AGCAAAGAATAGTTTTTCTTTGGATTATCATAACGGAGCATTCCGAATACCCATGACTATCGGTATTCGGAATGCTTTTGTATTTTTAGGGAAGCTTATTTTTCAGCATATCCGGTCTCGACGGATGAAGTTAATAGAGATAACCTAAGCAAGAGAAAACCGATGCTCCAATTTTTGAAATCCCTTTTTAAAACCGATACCCCCCTGTTGGATGAACCAGATACCATGAAAAAATTTTTAATTGTAGGATTAGGAAATATAGGCGAAAAATATGCCGAGACGCGCCATAATGTGGGATTCAAAATTTTAGATGCCCTCGCGTCGAAAGAAGAACTTTCGTTCGAAACCGCAAGATTGGGCGATGTGGGGTCATTCAAGGTGAAGGGCAGAAGCCTTTTATGCCTAAAACCCTCGACCTTTATGAACCTCAGCGGCAAGGCAGTGCACTATTGGATGGAACAGGAAAAAATTCCTTTGGAAAATGTGCTGATCATTACTGACGATATCAACCTCCCCTTTGGAACGATACGTTTGAAATCCAAAGGCAGTGATGGCGGACACAACGGACTCAAAGATATCCAGAACGTTTTGGGAACTACGAAATACAACCGCTTCCGGTTTGGAGTCGGCGCCGATTTCGGGCAGGGAAGACAGGTAGATTATGTCTTGGGCGAATGGAACAAGGAGGAGAGAAAAGCCCTGCCCGAACGTTTTGAAAAAGCAAATGCCCTTATAAAATCCTTTGTCCTCGCCGGCCCTAAGATTACCATGAACGAGTTCAATGGTACTTAAAAAGGCTAAAATTCCAAATCCCAAAATGCGTTACCACGGCAACCACTATCCTCTGTCACAAAACGTCTAAAAACTAACGTCTATCGTTTAACGACTAAAGACTACCAACTAAAAAACCTTAAAGTCCAAGACCCCCGTATCGGAGGTGTTGCCTAACGCATCGACGGTGACGATCCTCCAGTAGTAAACAACATCGGAGACTACGCTAACTTTTTGAGAGGTATCATCGGTATCTAGTAATGCAATCAACGCCTCCGGCGGATTTTCGGTGGAGAAGTAGATGCTATACCCTTCGATATCATCGTCAAGATCGGTGGCCGTCCATTGCAAGTTGACTTCATTATCGATATCCTTGAATACCGTGGCCCCGGGTTCTGGGGCGATAATCTCGGCGGGGAACGGAACATGTTCGGTTTGCTTACCTGGATTATAAAAATGCCAGATCGGGCTGGTCGCAGTTTCGTTGGTTTGACTGTTCTTTGAAATAACGAACCAGGAATAAGGCATTCCCTCTTCCAAGGGCAAGGTGAGGTCGATGGTTCGCTGCTCCCTATCGACCACGAGACCGGAAATCAAGTTCGTGACCACTATTTCGTAGCTCTCGCTGTGATTGCCGGGCAGCCAACGAAAGCGGACGAGATTATTTCCATCGTCCGTCTTTTGTACCGGTATACATTCCGAATTTCTTGCCGGTTCGACCAGCAGGGCCTTCTGGGGCGGGTTCGGGGGGTTCTTTTTGCATCCCGACAAGAGCAGCACCCCCAGTAAAACAAAAAAAAATGTTCTCATCGTTTAATCACTTTGATCGTTCCTTTGACGTTATCGCCTTCGAACTTGACGACATAAACGCCCTGCGGCAGTCCCATAAAATCGAGATTCACCTGATTTCCACTCGGTGTATACACTTCTTCCCGGACCCATTGCCCATCCACGGTGAAAATTGCAATGGTCACGCGCTCTTCGACAGCCCCTAAAAACAGATGGGTATCCGTGCGGAACGGATTTGGAAATGCGGTCGGGCCGTTGGATACAACAAACTGATTTTGGTAAACCCCTTGACAAACCATGTCCGTAGACACCTTAAGTCCATTCTTTCCGGTGGCGAGATCCAGGGTGATTTCGGATTTTTCGGTACGCAGCGCTCTTCCATTCAATATAATCGTATAGACATCGGCACCAGCCAATGCAAGTACGACCTGCTTGCCGCTTTGGGCCAAGCTCGCGGTTACGGCCAAGGGTTCGGGCTGGGTGACCACCACCTCAAAACAATACCCCTCATATTCGATTTCGACATCGGACCCATCGATACATACGGTATAGGTGCCGACGGGCAGGTTCGAGGCCGTAAACCTATCGGTAAAGGTATCGGTTATCGCCGTCCCGTCCCCTGTAATGCTTATTCCATAATCGATAGTGTCGAGCAAAACCGCTTCCACCCTGATTTCACCGTCGTCGTTCCCGCGGCAAGACAGGCTTTCGACGGAAACCAAAAAGTTATCGCTGGGAAATCTGTAGATGGGACATCCTGACGTATCCACTTCCACACCTTCAGGTGTACCAGGACATAGGTCGTCCCCGTCGTCGAACACCCCGTCGCGGTCGGCATCGGGACGGAAATCGTCCTCGACGCAGACATCCAACGAAAAATTGTTCAAGGTTCCGCCATCGCCCCTCGAAATATCTTGTATTTCCAACACCCATTCCCCCAAAATGGACTCCCCCTCAAAGGAATCCAACGACCCGGAGGGTTTTACGGTACCGGAAATTCCGGTATCGGCAACGGCACCACATTCAAAAGCGGCCGCATCGTCGTCAAAGGTCGCGTTGATATTTCTTAGGTCCCCACAGGAATTAGCAACCAAGCTCACCGTGGTATTCAAGGGCGAGGTCAAGGTAATCCGTAGATCCTCCAGATAGTCATGGTCGAGATTGAGGTTGACATTGATGTCCGCCAAGCGTAAATCCTCAAAAAAAGCGATGGTGGAGGTTATTGTCAATTCCCTATTCGATGCTATCGGAGTGGGGGGTCCGTAAGCGGATTTGGCATCACAGTTCACAGGAAGGGTTGTAAAGCCAAACTGCGCGCTGAAAACTCCTTCTCCACAGGCGTTCGAGGGCTTTATCCTCCAAAAATAAGTGCTTTCGTTCTCCAGATTTTTCGCGGTATAACTGTTCGAAGCTATGGTCTCCGTCTCCACGATATCGGTAAAGGCGGCATCGGTAGCAATTTGGATGTCATAGGAGGAATAGGCCGGACCGCCTTCCCATTCCAAGCTTGCCCACTTCGAGACATCCGTTGCTCCATCGGCGGGGGATTGCAGTACCACAGCGGGAAAATCGGTATCGAATACCGCCAGCCGGATTCCGATCTGTTTAGTGGCGCTTGCCGAGGTCGCGGTCAACAGCACCTCATAGTTTCCCTCGGGAACGCTCCCCGTGTTTTCCAACAAGATGTTCACCGGAATATCGCCTGCCGTAGCGGTCGAAGGGGAAAAAGAGACCTGCAGGCCTGCAGGCAACCCGGCCATGCCAAAGCTCACCTCCTCCGAAAAACCGAGGTAGGTTTCATACACAAAGGGAATGTTCAGATCTTGGGATTGACACACCTCATAGTCCAAATCGGCAAGGTTCAGCACAATCTCGGAAGCCTGGATGGTAAAATTGGAAGCATTGACCGCGAGAAAAATATTATCGGCGGCCTTGACCATGATCCGTGCCGCTTCGGTGGGTTGGCCCGGAAAGACTATTTCTTCCGCCCCATCGTTCGGCACGGCTTCGGCCAGTGTAATCGGGAAGGACTCCCCCCCGTCAGTGGACAGGAAAATATCGACGGACTCCGCATTGACCGGGGCCGCATCGGTGTTCGCCACGTTCCACAGAATCTCATGGGCTTCCCCGGCCGTATAGATTTCGCCCACCGCCTGCGAAGTGACCGAGAAAGGTCCTGCCTCGTTGGTCACCGACACCTTGACCAGTTCGGAAACCACTTGTCCCCCGCCGGGGGCATTGTCCCGCACGGTAAAGGCGAAATTCAGCTCCCGCTCTACCTCGGAAACGGTTTCCCATTCGGTATCCAAAGTCGGATTTGTTTCCGTCAGTTGGCCTTGGACGATTCGCGAAAGCAACGGAAAATAGCGCGTCGGTTCGGTCATAGGGGGTCTGGATCTAAAATTGGCCCCGTTCGGATTGGTCGGTCCGAAGGTCGCCTCCTTGACGATTCCGTTATCGATCTGTTCCCAAGTATAGGTGAGAACGTCCCCGGCATCCGAATCTGTGGCGCTGCCCGTCAAAACAAACGCGGTGGATTTCGGAATCACATGATCCGCAAGCGCATTGACCACGGGAGGATTATTGGAAAGCGGAACGACCTGCCCGCAATCCTTCGTTTTTAAATTTTCGATAATCTGGTCGATACTCACATAATGGAAATAATCGTCCCCGTTCGGCACCACATCATCCTGGTCGGTGATGCCGGCATACCCCATAATCGTAGAGCCACTACCCGGCTCTACCTGTACGGGCGTACCTTCCCATTCGTACGACCAGCTGTGGTTCGCCCCCAGCTGGTGTCCCATCTCGTGGGCCACAAAATCCAAATCGAAAATATCGCCTTGGGGGCTTTGGCTCGAAGAATAGGCCTGGCCCTTTTGGTTATCGACGCAGATGGCCCCGATAAAACCGGCATTGCCCCCGTTCGCACCTTGGTGGAATACGTGACCGATATCGTAATTCGCCGGGCCGATCTGATCCGTCATCGCACTTTGGCCCTCGTTGCCCAAAGCGCTGAGCGAACCCCGGAAAGGGTCGGTCTCGGCATCGGTATAAATAGTCGCATCGGTTTCTCCGACAAGCTGTAAGGTCACCGCCAAATCGGTCTCGAAGACCTCGTTCACCCTGGTTATTGTAGCGTTAATGGCCGCCAGCGCGTCAGCTACGGTACCCCCGTGAAATTCGGTGTACTCGGCCGAGGCCGCTATGGCCAGCCGATATCTGCGCAGCACCTGCCCATCCACCGGTTTGGCGGTCAGATTGTTTCCTCTGGCAAGAAGCTTATCTTGGGTGTGGCAGATAAAATCACTATCCACCTGGTTTTCGGAACTCCTTGAATACATAACGTACGTATCCCCGGAGACCTTTTGTACAAAACGAGTATCGCGGCCATCGCTATGTACGATCATGGCCTGAATGTTTTTGGGGGACATACTAAAACGGACCCTAACGTTCGGGTTATCGACACCTTGGCCCACATAGGATTTTATTCCAGGGTATTTTTGGGACAATGCCGGAGAAAGCACAGGGGATTCCACCACCCTGAACGCAGTAAATTCACCTTCGCCATCGGGAAAATGGATAATTTTGGCGGATTTTCCATTGCGCGAAGTGGATGTCAACGATAATCTGAAAGCAGCTTCCCGGAAGGAAAACACATCCGATTTCTTAACCTCGAAGCGTTCTGTAATCTTTTTCGATACGTCGTTCCGTGCGGTTTTTCGTTCCCAGTATTGCCCCTGTGCGGATGCGTAAAAGGAAAGAAATACTATGGTAATTGAGAAAAGTAACCGTAATTTT
Encoded here:
- the pth gene encoding aminoacyl-tRNA hydrolase, translating into MLQFLKSLFKTDTPLLDEPDTMKKFLIVGLGNIGEKYAETRHNVGFKILDALASKEELSFETARLGDVGSFKVKGRSLLCLKPSTFMNLSGKAVHYWMEQEKIPLENVLIITDDINLPFGTIRLKSKGSDGGHNGLKDIQNVLGTTKYNRFRFGVGADFGQGRQVDYVLGEWNKEERKALPERFEKANALIKSFVLAGPKITMNEFNGT
- a CDS encoding reprolysin-like metallopeptidase, yielding MLAKLRLLFSITIVFLSFYASAQGQYWERKTARNDVSKKITERFEVKKSDVFSFREAAFRLSLTSTSRNGKSAKIIHFPDGEGEFTAFRVVESPVLSPALSQKYPGIKSYVGQGVDNPNVRVRFSMSPKNIQAMIVHSDGRDTRFVQKVSGDTYVMYSRSSENQVDSDFICHTQDKLLARGNNLTAKPVDGQVLRRYRLAIAASAEYTEFHGGTVADALAAINATITRVNEVFETDLAVTLQLVGETDATIYTDAETDPFRGSLSALGNEGQSAMTDQIGPANYDIGHVFHQGANGGNAGFIGAICVDNQKGQAYSSSQSPQGDIFDLDFVAHEMGHQLGANHSWSYEWEGTPVQVEPGSGSTIMGYAGITDQDDVVPNGDDYFHYVSIDQIIENLKTKDCGQVVPLSNNPPVVNALADHVIPKSTAFVLTGSATDSDAGDVLTYTWEQIDNGIVKEATFGPTNPNGANFRSRPPMTEPTRYFPLLSRIVQGQLTETNPTLDTEWETVSEVERELNFAFTVRDNAPGGGQVVSELVKVSVTNEAGPFSVTSQAVGEIYTAGEAHEILWNVANTDAAPVNAESVDIFLSTDGGESFPITLAEAVPNDGAEEIVFPGQPTEAARIMVKAADNIFLAVNASNFTIQASEIVLNLADLDYEVCQSQDLNIPFVYETYLGFSEEVSFGMAGLPAGLQVSFSPSTATAGDIPVNILLENTGSVPEGNYEVLLTATSASATKQIGIRLAVFDTDFPAVVLQSPADGATDVSKWASLEWEGGPAYSSYDIQIATDAAFTDIVETETIASNSYTAKNLENESTYFWRIKPSNACGEGVFSAQFGFTTLPVNCDAKSAYGPPTPIASNRELTITSTIAFFEDLRLADINVNLNLDHDYLEDLRITLTSPLNTTVSLVANSCGDLRNINATFDDDAAAFECGAVADTGISGTVKPSGSLDSFEGESILGEWVLEIQDISRGDGGTLNNFSLDVCVEDDFRPDADRDGVFDDGDDLCPGTPEGVEVDTSGCPIYRFPSDNFLVSVESLSCRGNDDGEIRVEAVLLDTIDYGISITGDGTAITDTFTDRFTASNLPVGTYTVCIDGSDVEIEYEGYCFEVVVTQPEPLAVTASLAQSGKQVVLALAGADVYTIILNGRALRTEKSEITLDLATGKNGLKVSTDMVCQGVYQNQFVVSNGPTAFPNPFRTDTHLFLGAVEERVTIAIFTVDGQWVREEVYTPSGNQVNLDFMGLPQGVYVVKFEGDNVKGTIKVIKR